The DNA window TTCTGGTTGGAGACGATCCGCAAGGCTCCAAAGGTGGATTCGTTAAACATGAACTTGACCGCATCGTCGTAGCGCCTGACATCGCCGGGTGGAATGGTGTCCGTGTAGGAGCTGGGTGAAGGGTTGGGCTGGCGTTTGAGAAAGTAGAAGGTGACGGTGGCCGGGGATGTGTTGGGGTTGTAAACCCAGACCGTGGTGTACCAGGGAGCCACCCCCACCGCCGAACCCACCGACGGCAGGTAGATGTCCGTGCCGGCAAAGCCGGCAAACGAAGGATCGGCCAGGGCAAAAAGAGCCGCGGCCAGAAATAGAACAACACCCCTGCGACGCATAAAAAGCCTCCTCTCTGGCCATCGTCGCCGTCTCCTGGAAGCCGTGTTCTGCACCCCCGTTGGGGGCGGCAGCGAGACCGGAATTGAGTCATAATATGCGTTGCAAATCTCGCTCCGTCAAGAGCTGGCCCGCACACACGTGGTGCCATCCTTTTTTCCAACAGAGTGGCACCTCCCTACGGTTTCCCGTGACGGGAAAGGCGGCTGCGCAACCTCCCAAGGAGCGTGGGCGATTCCCAACGCGCGGCGCTTTCATTGCTTACCCGCGCGGGAGCGCGGGTCCCACAGTTTTTTCTTTCTGTGGGGCCATCGCCGGAAATGTGGGGCCGCCGCTCCGCGGCGGCTAAAGAGAGAAACGAACTGCGCAGGAGCGCGGGTCCCACAATTTTGAGCGCGGCTCGCACACTTTGGGGATAGAAACCCGCGCGGAGCGCGGGTCCCACAGCTTCCCGCGCGGGTTCGACATTTTTCTCTGTGTGGGGCCGCCGCTCCGCCTGTGGGGCCGCCGCTCCGCGGCGGCCATCAAGACCAAGGAACTGCGCAGGGCGCAGGTTTCACGACCTCTCTCCGTAACGGAGCTAGGTGTCATTTTTGCTAAGGGTTTACGGGATAGGCTATACTTCCGCTGCGAGGAGGGTTTGGGGCTCGATGGCGGAAAGCTCACTGCATCGCAGGGTTAAGGAACTCATCATCAACAGGCTGCAGCTGGAAGGGATGACCCCGGAGGACATCGATGACGCTGCCCCCCTCTTCGGCGATGGGCTGGGGCTGGACTCCATTGATGCCCTGGAGTTGGTGATTGGCATCGAAAAAGAGTTTGGGGTG is part of the Thermoanaerobaculum aquaticum genome and encodes:
- a CDS encoding phosphopantetheine-binding protein → MAESSLHRRVKELIINRLQLEGMTPEDIDDAAPLFGDGLGLDSIDALELVIGIEKEFGVRIQDEEVGTKAFASVNALVEFLRSKGVQEAA